A stretch of DNA from Granulicella pectinivorans:
GAGTTGTGGTGTGGCGCCGAGGTCGTCGGAGGCGAAGTCTTCGGCGAGGAGCTTGGGCCAGGCGGCGGCGGCGATCATGGCGGCGTTGTCCGTGGACATGGCCATGGAGGGGAAGGCGATGGGCAGGCCTTTGGCGGCGGCTTCCTTTTGGAAACGGGCGCGGAGCTCGCGATTGGCGGCTACTCCACCGGAGACGACGATGCCCTGGGCACCCAGGCACTCGGCGGCGGAGAGGGTCTGGCGGATGAGAATGCCGACGACCGCGTGCTGGAAGCTGGCGATGAGGTCGAGGGTCTGGGTATCCATCAGGGCGAGGGCGTCTTCGGGACGCGGGTTGGGGAGAGCGGCGAGGGCCTGCTGACGCAGGTCGGCGGCTTCGCGCATGTTCTTGGTCTGTACGTAGCGGAGGACCGCAGACTTGATCCCGGAGAAGGAGAAATCGAAGCGAGGTCCGGGTTGGGGGGGCGGGGCCTTCTTGTTCGGGGCGGGCTTGCCGTCGCGGTAGCGGGTTCCCTTGATGGCGTTGAACTGAAAGGGGACGGCCCGGGGGTTGCCGTGGGGGGCGAGGGCGTCGATCCAGGGGCCGCCGGGGTAGCCGAGGCCGAGGAGCTTGGCGACCTTGTCGTAGGCCTCGCCGGCGGCGTCGTCGACGGTGCGACCTACGTTGCGGTAGTGCCAGGCGGCCTCGGCGGTGCCGTGACGGGCCAGATACAGGTGGGTGTGGCCTCCGGAGACGACGAGAGCCAACAGAGGTAGGGGAATGGGGGCTTCGCCACGGAGTTGGGACTCCATGAGGACGGCGTGGATGTGGCCTTCGAGGTGGTTGATGGCGATCAGGGGCTTGCCCGACCCGAAGGCAAGGGCCTTGGCGTAGAGGATGCCTACGAGGAGGGCTCCGGCGAGGCCGGGACCTTGCGTGACGGCGATGGCGTCGAGGTCGGCGAAGGTGACGTTGGCCTGGGCCATGGCGGCGCGGACGACGGGCACGATGTTGCGGAGGTGTTCGCGGCTGGCGAGCTCGGGGACGACGCCGCCATAGTTGGCGTGCAGGGCGATCTGGCTGGCGACGATGTTCGAGAGAGGCTCGTGGCCGGCTCGGACGACGGAGGCGGCGGTCTCATCGCAGGAGGATTCGATGCCAAGGATGAGGCCTGTTTTCTGCATCGTGCTTATACCCTCCCCCCTCCCTGAAATGACTCAAAGTCTTCGATCGAAAGGACTTGAGTGTGGACTTACCAACCCTGCTTAACGTCGAAAGTCCGGCTCTGGAGGCCGGACTCCTGCTTGCTGCTCAGGACTTCAGTTTATCAGCTGTGTCAAGCGTCGAAGCATATTGCCGATCTTTGTTCGATGTCGGGTTGACTGTTCAGGTTTTCTGGCCTGGACCAGAATGCAGTACAATCGGGGGAGCGAATGACGACTGGCGATCCCGATATGGGTTTCGAGTTCGGAGCCGCGCAAACCTAACAATCGGAGACCTGCTGATTTGTTCGTGCGTACGTCCACTTTCCCACTTCGCTCGCTGACCTCCTTCCGTGTTCTCTCCGGTTTTGTTCTCCTTATTTTGATGGGTGTCGCCGTTCCTTCCGCGAGTGCGCGGAACCGTTCGACGCGCCGTCATACGACCAAGTTTCGCGCGATGGCGCACGCCTTCGTCGACGTCGCCCTTCCTGCCGCAGGTCTTTTGCCGGAGA
This window harbors:
- the tsaD gene encoding tRNA (adenosine(37)-N6)-threonylcarbamoyltransferase complex transferase subunit TsaD, translated to MQKTGLILGIESSCDETAASVVRAGHEPLSNIVASQIALHANYGGVVPELASREHLRNIVPVVRAAMAQANVTFADLDAIAVTQGPGLAGALLVGILYAKALAFGSGKPLIAINHLEGHIHAVLMESQLRGEAPIPLPLLALVVSGGHTHLYLARHGTAEAAWHYRNVGRTVDDAAGEAYDKVAKLLGLGYPGGPWIDALAPHGNPRAVPFQFNAIKGTRYRDGKPAPNKKAPPPQPGPRFDFSFSGIKSAVLRYVQTKNMREAADLRQQALAALPNPRPEDALALMDTQTLDLIASFQHAVVGILIRQTLSAAECLGAQGIVVSGGVAANRELRARFQKEAAAKGLPIAFPSMAMSTDNAAMIAAAAWPKLLAEDFASDDLGATPQLKLG